ATTCCTTCCGGTTTTGCATAATCTGATGCGACTTTTGCGACAAACTTATTCGATGCAATTCCGATAGAGCAGGGGAGATGCAGTTCGCGTTTTATCTCTGCCTGAATGCGTGATGCAAAGAAGTAGGGGTGTCCATAAATCCGTTCGCATCCGGTAAAGTCAAGATAAAATTCATCAATAGATGCTTGCTCAAGAACTGGTGCATATCTTTCAAGAATATTTTTCACAGCTCTTGAGAATCGAGAATATTCTTTGTGACTTCCGTGAATGAAGAGTCCAGTTGGACAAAGTTGATAAGCCTGCCTTACTGGCATGCCTGAGCGGACACCGAACTCACGTGTTTCGTATGAGCAAGCTGCAACTACTCCGCGCCCGTGCGGCTGTCCATACGCATCAACTTTTGGATCGGCACCAACGATTACGGGTTTACCTTCGAGTGAAGGATCGAGTATGCGTTCAACTGAAATAAAAAATGCATCGAGATCAAGGTGGAAGAGCATAGTAATTTATAATTGAGAATGTATAATGTAGAATTAAAAATTTTCTTGCTGTCATGATCCGTCATCCATTAGCTAACGGAGACGGATGGTGTCTTGACTAAGTTAAAGATGCCATCTTTTCGGAAAGCAATCTCAACTTGAAAGATGGCATCTTTTTATAACTAACGCAGGTATACAAACTTTTTTGTTGAACTAAACGAGCCAGCAGTAAATTGATAGAAATAAATACCAGAGCACAATCCATATTTATTTGCATTGAATTCAATTTCATATTCACCAGCTTGCTTTGGTTCGTTAACTAGCGTTGCAATTTCACGGCCGAGTAAATCATAAATTTTAAGCGTAACTAACGACCCGACTGAGCATGCCGAAGTCCCCCCTGTTTCCTCCCTTTGAGTAAAGTGGGGATTAAGGGGGGTTGGAATTGAGTATTTTATTTTAGTTACGGGATTAAATGGATTAGGATAATTTTGTTCAAGTTTATATTCTACTACTGAATTCGATAAAGATGTTTTAGATAATTGTTTATTCATACCATAATTTTTACTATGCTCTATCCTTTCATAGCGTCCACGAGATACTAATATAAACGACCTTTCCATTCCCTCAACTATTGGCGGGGCAGAAAACTCTAAAGTTATCCAATCGTTTGGTTCAAGCTGTGTGTAATCTTCATCGATGTAAATAAGCTTGCTTGTAACATCGCCGTATATTGAATGTTCTGCTTGTAAAAGTGATGCCTCGGTTACGGTAAATGGTAATTCCAATTTACGGCTTAGCTCTGTATAATCTAATGCGGCATCTTGAGCCCATTGTATATCAAGCTGTATTGTGCTTGTATCTACTGCCGGAACGATTACCCAAGTGTACGATGGATTACGGCGTAATCTGAAATCTGTGAAAATCAAATTATTTTGATTATCGTTTATTGAAATTATACCGGCTGGTTTATACTTTATTGCAGGGTCACGAATTTGACCAATTAAAAGCAGAGCTTGTTCAGTATCGCCTCCATCTTGAGTAAACCAGACGCTCATATTTGATCCTTCAGAAATTTCAACATTAATACCGTCAAGTTCTGATATCATTTTAACTACACTTTCCGAGTCGAGTTGTGCATCGATTAAATACAATGGTTTTAAGAATTGAATTACTTGACCGCTATCGTCAACTGTAATCCACGCCTCTGGAGAATGGTCTATTGCTAATAGTTGAATCTTATCTAAAAATGTTCTTTCTTGTTCAAACTCACCTAATCCAAGTAAGTATCTATCTCCATTTTGTGTTGATTCTAAATTTGGTTTTGTGAAAAGCTGATAATAGTCCGTAACATCAACTCCATAATTTTCCGGGTATTCACTTTGAGGTAAGATATTATTATCCTCCATCCAAACTTCACCATTCCAAGTATAAACGAAAGGACATCCGTAAGGTTTTGCTAAGTAAACCGTTGTTCGGCGAGTATCACTGCCAACGCTATTTGTTACTGTGCAGGTTAATTCGGGTAATGGTGCTGTAATGGATGTTTTTCCATCATCTGTTATGCTTTCTGGGAACCATCCTTCGGAAAGGTTGGAAATATTTTTCATCATTTTATAATTATAATTGATGTAAGCATTGTTACCCTCAAACGAAACAGAAACACCTGGAGGGAAGTAACGTTTTGTCCACGAATATGTTAAGTCTCCATTGCCTTGTGAGAGGTTACAGGTTACAACGCCACTACCCCCTTGATAGATTGGAGTGGGGCGTTGAACAAATCCGGC
This region of Ignavibacteria bacterium genomic DNA includes:
- a CDS encoding T9SS type A sorting domain-containing protein yields the protein MERSFILVSRGRYERIEHSKNYGMNKQLSKTSLSNSVVEYKLEQNYPNPFNPVTKIKYSIPTPLNPHFTQREETGGTSACSVGSLVTLKIYDLLGREIATLVNEPKQAGEYEIEFNANKYGLCSGIYFYQFTAGSFSSTKKFVYLR